The following is a genomic window from Bacillota bacterium.
CCGCACGTATTTCGGAAAACGGAAAAGTTGTGAAGCAAAATTTCGGAGCAGTTGTGCTTGCTCTGGAAGCCCAGCCTGTTTTTGATAAAGGCAAGTACGGCGGAGTTGAGCCGGGAGAAAGAATTCTTTTGCTGTCTCAGTTTGTTGATGCCAAAAAGGAGTTCGCGGGCCAAAGAATTAGCTTTGTTTTGGGAAAGGCAGATCCTGATTCTCTTCTCTCGTATGCTGCCGTTTTGAAAGAGGCGATCAGCCTCAAAGAGAAGGGTGCCGTAGATGTTAATATCTTTTACGAGGACATGAAAGTTTCTGCGGACAACCTTGAACAGTACTATGAGAAAGCTCGCGCCCTGGGTGTCAATTTCTTAAAATACGCGGGTGATTTGGAAATTTACCCAACAGTTGTCGCGGCAACGGTCCAGTATCGCGAACCTTTTCTACCCCAGGCACCTGTGGTGAGAGTAACTTCCGATTATCTGGTGCTCGCAGAGGATTATGTTCCTGCTCCGGTTACCCGGGAATTAGCCGAAACGTTGGATCTCAGGTTGGGCCCCGGAGGGTTTTTCCAGGAGGATAATGTTCACTTCCTCCCGATCAAATCTAACCGGGAGGGGATCTATTTTGTAGGAAGCTGCCATGGCCCCATCCATGGAGTTGACCTTGCCAGGGAAGCAGAAGCCGTGGCTGCAGAAGTAAGCCGCTTTGCCAAGGGCAAATTAAAGGTACCCGCTTTGCAACCTCGTGTTGAAGCGGAAAAATGCGCCGTTTGCCTTACCTGCTACCGTACCTGTCCTCACAAAGCCATTGAAATTGTTCACGATGAAAGCCTTAACAACATGTATCATTCAGCGGCAAGGATGCACCCGCTTGCCTGCCGTCGCTGCGGGACCTGCGCGGCTGAGTGTCCGGGCAAGGCCATTCAGCTGCCGTTCTATTCGGACCAGGAAATCTTATTTAAAGTCACAAAGCCTCCTAGATTGGTAGCTTATGCGTGCGAGAATTCAGGAGCGCTGGCAGCCGAGTTTGCCCAGCAGTTGGAGCCCGAGGTACAAAAGGATTTGCAGATCATTCGTGTTCCTTGCTCTGGAAAAATTGATGTAATATACCTGCTCAAGGCCCTGGAACGTGGCGCAGACGGTGTGATGCTGTTTGTATGTCACCGGGACAACTGCAAGTATGTATGGGGTAATGAAAGGGCAGAAAAGCGCAAGGAACAGGTTCGGAAGTTGTTAAACGATATCGGGATCGAAGGGGAACGGGTGGAATTTGTTCATGTAGCTGCGAACCAGGGAAATCAGTTTAATTCTGCTGTTCGGGCTATGGCCGAAAAAATTCGCCAGTTAGGAACAAATCCGGGGAAGGTGGTAAAATGATCGTTGCCGAAAGGAAACCTGTTGAGAAGATCCTTGAGATGATTGCACCTTATAAGAAAGTGTTGATTGCCGGGTGCGGTGGATGTGTTACTGTATGCCTTGCAGGCGGCGAAAAGGAAGTGGGAATTCTTGCCTCACAGATTCGCATGGCTCGAAGCAAGAACGGCAACCCTATTGAGGTTCGGGAACAGACTGTGGAACGCCAGTGCGATGCCGAGTACCTGGCTAAGTTTCAGGACCAGATCGAAGGGGTAGAAGCTGTTGTTTCTCTCGCCTGTGGAATTGGGATCCAATACCTGGGGGAAAAATACTCTACAATTCCCGTTTTCCCGGGCGTCAACACACTCTTTCTCGGCGCAAATCTGGATGTCGGAAAGTGGGCAGAAAGGTGCTTTGCCTGCGGCGACTGCGTTCTCGATAAAACAGGCGGCATCTGCCCGATTGCCCGCTGTTCAAAGAGCCTCTTAAACGGCCCCTGTGGGGGTTCTCAATATGGGAAGTGCGAGGTTTCCAAGGATGTCGACTGCGGCTGGCAGTTGATTTACGACCGGCTGAAAGCACTGGGCCAGCTTGATAAACTAAAGGAGATTATTCCTCCGAAGAACTGGTTACGGGAAAAAGGTCCGAGAACACTGGTAAGGGAGGATTTGACCCTTGAAAGCGGAAATTAACCCCAACAATTTAAAAGTCGGAAGTAACTACGAAAAGGTATTAGCTTCGGGCCAGTTTGCCTGTACCGGGGAAATTGGCCCTCCAAAGAGTGCAGATTTCCATCACATTGAGATGTATGCTGAAGGCATGAGGGGAAAGGTGGATGCCGTCAACTTTACGGACAACCAGACAGCAATTGTCCGCCTTTCCAGCCTGGGAGCCGCGATCCGGTTGATCCAGTTGGGCATGGAGCCAAACCTGCAGGTGGTTTGCCGCGACCGCAACCGATTGGCGATCCAGAGCGACCTGTTGACGGCTTATGCCTTCGGAGTGCGCAATGTTTTGTGTCTCTCCGGTGACCATCAGTCCTTTGGGAATCATCCCGGCTGTAAAGGGGTATATGACGTTGATTCCATTCAATTAATTACAATTTTAAAACGTCTCCGGGACGAGGGTCGTTTTGAGTGCGGTGAAGAGTGCAAGGTCAACCCCAAGTTCTTCATCGGTTGCGCAGAAAACCCGTTTGGTGATCCTTTTGAGTTCAGGGCTGTCCGTTTGGAGAAAAAGATCGAAGCCGGTGCGGATTTCGTCCAGACGCAGTGCATCCTCGACATGGAACGCTTTGAGCTCTTTATGGAAAAGGTTCGGGAGCGCGGCTTGCACAAGCGCGTCTACATTAACGCCGGATTGATGCCTGTCAAGTCACCAAGAATGGCCCGTTATATGCAGACCGGGGTACCGGGCATGCTCGTGTCTGAAGAATTCTGCCAGCGCCTGGAAAAAGCCGAGAATCCTAAAGAAGAAGCCGTCAATATCACGGTTGACTACATTAAACG
Proteins encoded in this region:
- a CDS encoding hydrogenase iron-sulfur subunit, producing the protein MSKKNKHIRVGIYLCDCDGRISEKVDLNKVKTVIQSEADFEYIRVANVLCGKVEQERLAKEIDKYSLNRLLIAGCTDPFIMRQFLQVAEENGLLRYYVDFVDLAAVGEGKGEATEAAILAVNNVLANMQLRGEVGLEELEVVPDVLVVGCGKEGAVAALTIAQSQPVVMIDGGGGASGAALASGNPRITVKTGARLVGLEGFPGNFTARISENGKVVKQNFGAVVLALEAQPVFDKGKYGGVEPGERILLLSQFVDAKKEFAGQRISFVLGKADPDSLLSYAAVLKEAISLKEKGAVDVNIFYEDMKVSADNLEQYYEKARALGVNFLKYAGDLEIYPTVVAATVQYREPFLPQAPVVRVTSDYLVLAEDYVPAPVTRELAETLDLRLGPGGFFQEDNVHFLPIKSNREGIYFVGSCHGPIHGVDLAREAEAVAAEVSRFAKGKLKVPALQPRVEAEKCAVCLTCYRTCPHKAIEIVHDESLNNMYHSAARMHPLACRRCGTCAAECPGKAIQLPFYSDQEILFKVTKPPRLVAYACENSGALAAEFAQQLEPEVQKDLQIIRVPCSGKIDVIYLLKALERGADGVMLFVCHRDNCKYVWGNERAEKRKEQVRKLLNDIGIEGERVEFVHVAANQGNQFNSAVRAMAEKIRQLGTNPGKVVK
- a CDS encoding methylenetetrahydrofolate reductase, whose protein sequence is MNPNNLKVGSNYEKVLASGQFACTGEIGPPKSADFHHIEMYAEGMRGKVDAVNFTDNQTAIVRLSSLGAAIRLIQLGMEPNLQVVCRDRNRLAIQSDLLTAYAFGVRNVLCLSGDHQSFGNHPGCKGVYDVDSIQLITILKRLRDEGRFECGEECKVNPKFFIGCAENPFGDPFEFRAVRLEKKIEAGADFVQTQCILDMERFELFMEKVRERGLHKRVYINAGLMPVKSPRMARYMQTGVPGMLVSEEFCQRLEKAENPKEEAVNITVDYIKRCQQIEGVAGVHIMAVAWEEIVPTIVEKAGLLPRPTF